A stretch of Falco rusticolus isolate bFalRus1 chromosome 2, bFalRus1.pri, whole genome shotgun sequence DNA encodes these proteins:
- the FDX1 gene encoding adrenodoxin, mitochondrial encodes MAAPGPARLLRAAAASSRRWLFSASPAAGTGPGCGSAAVRAARLFSLSARAVLSSEDKITVHFINRDGDKLTAKGKPGDSLLDVVVDNNLDIDGFGACEGTLACSTCHLIFEDHIFEKLDAITDEEMDMLDLAYGLTETSRLGCQICLKKSMDNMTVRVPEAVADARQSVDMSKNS; translated from the exons ATggctgccccggggccggcccggctGCTGCGGGCTGCCGCCGCTTCCTCCCGCCGCTGGCTCTTCTCCGCCTCGCCGGCAGCCGGgacggggccgggctgcggTAGCGCTGCCGTGAGGGCAGCCCGGCTGTTCAGCCTCTCTGCCCGGGCGGTGCTCAG ctcaGAAGATAAAATAACTGTTCATTTCATAAATCGTGATGGTGACAAATTAACAGCCAAAGGAAAACCTGGGGATTCACTGTTGGATGTTGTTGTTGATAATAATCTAGACATAGACGGTTTTG gtgcATGCGAAGGAACGCTAGCCTGTTCAACTTGCCATTTAATCTTTGAAGACCACATATTTGAGAAACTAGATGCAATTACTGATGAAGAGATGGACATGCTGGACCTGGCATACGGCCTCACAGAAAC ATCACGTTTAGGCTGCCAAATTTGCTTGAAGAAATCGATGGATAATATGACTGTTCGAGTACCAGAAGCTGTTGCCGATGCTAGACAATCAGTAGATATGAGTAAAAACTcctaa